The following nucleotide sequence is from Chloroflexota bacterium.
GTTTTCCGATCAGCCTCCCCGTTCGCAGCGCTGCCTCAGGCGATGACGCCGCTTGGCAAAGATATCTGACCACGGAATCGAAAATCTCCCCGGCTGCCTTGCGCGAGAAGGTGAGGGCGATTATGCGGTCCGGCTTGACCCCCTTGGACATCAGCTCAATGTAGCGATGGGCAAGCTGAAAGGTCTTGCCTGACCCGGCAGAGGCCGAAATGGCCTTATGCCCAATGAGTTCCGCTGTCATGATGCCTTCCCCTGGTTGAGAAAGGCCTCAAAGGCCTCCGCATTGACGCAGGTGGTCGGATCGGCAGGGAAGAGGCTCTCAAAATCGTCATACCTGGGCTTCTGGGCCGGCGGCCAGAAGCGGCGGTTCTTGATATCACTTATGACGCCTCGGGTGCAGGCGTTTGCCGATTCCAAAAGGGCTGCCGAGAGGTTGTCCCAGAGAACAACCCTGGTGTCGTCCAATGCCTTAGGCAAGTTGAAATAGCCCACTTCAAACGGTCCTCGCAGTTCCTGGTCAGATGAGAGCAGAATCCCATAAAGCGGCAGTTGCAGGCCTATCCAGCGCCTCTGCCTGCCGGCCATCTCAACTCTGGCATACTCCGGCCATTCCCGATCCTTTGGCAGCGAGCCAAGGTGGGCCTCCTCCGGCGTTCCAGCTTTGTCGGAGGTCTTGTAGTCCAGGACCCTGATCCTCCCCGTCTCCCTGTGCCGATCGATGCGGTCGATCTTGCCCCGGACCAGGACGCCCTCCATATCGCCTTCGATCTTCATCTCCCAGCGCACGATCTGCCAGCCTTGCCTGACCAGCCCTGCCTGGACCTGCGCCGCCTGGCGCAGGCGCTGTCTGGCCGATTCGAGCTGAGCCTCAACCTGGAGGGGCGGCGACGGGCCGAGGCGGGCCTTTATCCAATCCGCTGCCTTGGCGCAAAGGAAGTCCTGCAGTCGAGCAATGTCCTCACACTGGCGCATTCGTTCATCACGGGCCATCTCGTACAGCACGTCGTGCACCAGCGAACCGAAGTCCAGCGCATCAAGCTCCATCTTCTGGTCATCAAGCGCTTCCATGCCCAGCACGCGCTTCAAATAGAAGCGGAAGGGGCATTCCAGGTATTCCCCGAACGTGGTGACCGATATGCTCTTCAGTTCCAGCTTACCCGCCGGAACGTCCGGCGGGGGCACTGCCTCCAGGCGGAAGGAGATGCTCGAAGGGCAACTGACTCGCGCCTCTGGGGGAGTGCCGAAAAGGCGTTCGGCGCGGCGGGCCAGCTCGGCATCGTTGCACTGGAACAGCAGGCGCGACGGCTTCAGGACATCGCCGGTGCTGCCCGTCTTGCCAACGGTGAAGCACACGCGGCCGTGCTTACGGCGTGACTCAATCAGGGCGGTCATCAGATAAGCATCTGCAGCCAGCCGGTCCTCGTCGTGACGCAGGTTCAACTGTCTCCGCAGGGCATCGGGCAAGAAGACATCGGCAGGGCGGCTGTTTGGCACCGATCCATCGTTCATGCCGGTGACGATCAGGAACGGGGCGTCGTTCCACGGCATCTCCAGCCAGCCTTCCAGATCGATGATGGCCTCTTCCGGCTCCGGGTAGTAGTGCTGCTGGCTCAGAAACCACAGCAGCAGTTCCAGCGCGCTTTCTTTGTCCATGCCCAGCGCGGTCAGCGCGTCCCGGGACATTTGGCGCAGCGCAGTGTCGATGGCCTCCGCCACGGCCATGAATTCGCTGTCGGCAGGCTTCCTGGCGTTGACAGTACGGAACTCATACACCGTCTGGAGGAGTGAGCGCAGCGAGCTGGCCACATCCGCAGCGTCGAACCCGCGCACCTGTTCGGCAATGACGCCGATCGCCTTCCCCAGGTTGGGGAACTCC
It contains:
- a CDS encoding PD-(D/E)XK nuclease family protein gives rise to the protein MSVELCFLGWDAPATTKVREFLLPQELSGPVDLAKDLVVVPTRQAGRRLRESLALHCASQKTALLSLRVVTPAFFLRPDDGTDTVAAPLEVVAVWADVLMKADLSQYSGLFPARAPSQDFIWALRTSEMIEGLRDTLADGRYRIADVYKDFGSLLEEEERWHDLADLESMYLERLSALGLKDPCVGMLQNAESPEPPRGIERIVVAAVPDPTPLMVRKMERLSQRIPIVVLIHAPEALADCFDGWGRPLPAKWRERRIDIPDPDANIVLGGSPWLQSQKVLELMAQEAGRFGPADVAIGVPDSEVIPFLETDLAGVGLIPFNPAGKSADQHPLSQLLQAFRDLRNEGDYTAISAFMRNSDFLDYVQKKHRTLPSRVLEELDNYQNNHLPQSLDDMIRGFTRPAAASTGRKEFPNLGKAIGVIAEQVRGFDAADVASSLRSLLQTVYEFRTVNARKPADSEFMAVAEAIDTALRQMSRDALTALGMDKESALELLLWFLSQQHYYPEPEEAIIDLEGWLEMPWNDAPFLIVTGMNDGSVPNSRPADVFLPDALRRQLNLRHDEDRLAADAYLMTALIESRRKHGRVCFTVGKTGSTGDVLKPSRLLFQCNDAELARRAERLFGTPPEARVSCPSSISFRLEAVPPPDVPAGKLELKSISVTTFGEYLECPFRFYLKRVLGMEALDDQKMELDALDFGSLVHDVLYEMARDERMRQCEDIARLQDFLCAKAADWIKARLGPSPPLQVEAQLESARQRLRQAAQVQAGLVRQGWQIVRWEMKIEGDMEGVLVRGKIDRIDRHRETGRIRVLDYKTSDKAGTPEEAHLGSLPKDREWPEYARVEMAGRQRRWIGLQLPLYGILLSSDQELRGPFEVGYFNLPKALDDTRVVLWDNLSAALLESANACTRGVISDIKNRRFWPPAQKPRYDDFESLFPADPTTCVNAEAFEAFLNQGKAS